DNA sequence from the Trypanosoma brucei gambiense DAL972 chromosome 9, complete sequence genome:
CGACAAGTTAGCACTCGACAAGGCCCAAGTCATCTCATCATTCATCATGTCAACAgacatcggtgcagacgccgGTGACGACGTATAACGGTGCGGCGGCTGCTGaaggtgatggtgatggtgatgatgatgatgatggtggtgatggtgatggtgcaCAGGGGCCACATGCTGCGCATGAAATATCGAATGGTGATGCGCCGGAACAATCGGTACTTGATGCGTTGTCTCTCCACCCACAGAAGACGGTGCACTCGGCTGAGGTGGCGGCTGCTGAGGTACTTTCGTCGGGTGGAAGGAGACGTTGTGGTGGTGAAGGGGTTTTATTTGCGCCGGAGCCGCTTCCGCATTGTGTGCCATCGGTTTAGTTTCAGGTGCAGCGGTATGCTCTTGCTTCACGTTGTAAGAGGGTTGCGGTGGCGGAGGCGACGGGGGCACaattggttgctgctgcataacgtcgtggtgatggtggtgtatgtggtggtgatggtggtggtggtggtgaggcTGCTGCGGCTGTTGTTGATTCTGTTGACTCTGCTGGTGGTGCTGAATTAGATGCaagtggtgatggtggtgcgGTAGCGGCCGCTGCGCGCTCGGCGGAGGAGGTGACACCGCACCGACAGCAGAAGTCGCAGGGGCGGTGGTGTTCATCGCACTGATTTGAGGCGAGGGCTGTTGAGACGCCATCGACGGTGTTGGTTGCGGTATCGGTTGCTTCGTCATGGTGGGGTGCTGAATATACTGATTCGCGTTGTGTCGCTGAGGTGCAATTACCCTTGCACTCGTCGGAGAGCCTGTGGGCCCTATATGATGTGGATGTTGATTGTGATTAACATGCGATGGCACCGGCGGTGAGTTGTTACGTACGTTATAATTCGGCTGCGACACGCCCGCTGCACCCTGCTGGGGGGTCGGTGACGGACCCATACCACGCCATGCCCCGCGCTGGTGTGAAGCTTCATCGTGGCCCTGTAAACTCTGCTGATGCAAAACGCGGTCGACTGGTCGTTTCGGCAGCCCCGTCGCCACAGGAATCCGTGGGAACGCATCGTTCTGTGGGTTCTCAAGCTGCTGATGATGCCGatcctgctgctgcaatcCAACTGGCCCAGTTCCTACTACGacatgatggtgatggtgatggtggtgatggtggtgaggCACACTAGGAACCTGTGGCCGTTGTGGGGCAGTGAACTGATTCACTGGCAGACGGGCTCGAAGCTGATGGTGATGAGCATGATGAGGAAGCACCTCCCGCTCAGCCtccacgtgcttccgctgaGCGTTAGACCACCCACCGGTAGTGACCGACGGAatcacctcctcctccggcTGATTCATTCCTGCCGGTGCTGCTCCATCCGCGTATGTGTTGGAGACCCGCGGCAATTTGGCTTCGACAGTGGGCTGAACTTCGCCCCTGCGTTCCTTGCCAAACTCAGTAAACGATGGTCGCGCGAGTCCTACAGCGTTTCCGTACGACTGCGATTGAACGGTGCCACGAGCGCCGTCGCTGTAGGTGTTGGAGCCGCCCGTGCGATTCGACGGGGGGTTTATAAGTTCCTGAGCCTGGTGTACCAATGCCTCCAGAGCCGACGGTGAGCAGATGGCATGAAACAAGTAGACGTCGTCCAAGGAACTCCCTATAACGGTTGCAAGCATTCTTGCATGCTCGGCACCGTAGCTAAGCTCCAGATTGGAGTAGAGCATGTCACCCAATTGCGAGCGCAGCAAGCGCGGCTCGACCTCGCTTCTAAGAATATCCACGAGTACCACAGATGCCCCAGAAAATGCTGAGTACATGTCCTCCACAGTACTGTTTATGAGGCCACGCCGAAACACCTCCCGTTCCAGCACACGAGTCAACACACCAAAGTTCTGCCGTAGGTGAAGGAGGGCAACGGGTGTATTGTCTTGGTTCTTatcctcctccccctgcGCCGATGCTGAATGGTTGTCATCTCGCTCTCTTTGTTGCTCCTCCGCATTAGCCGGTAGGGAAGTAAGCGTTTCGGGagcttccttctccttttcgcTAGAATACATTGGGCTAGCCTGCCgtaaaaaagcaacaatgaGATATATAACTGATCCTAATCtacgttgttgttgtaattAATGGTTGTTGCGAGTCCCGCCCGGGTGCGCAGTGACGAGTAGTGTCGAAAGCGCACAACAGCACGCGGACATgcgtaaaaaagaaacagaaagaaggtTAGGGTAGTTAGAGACGTGCCTGTTTCCCGTTAATGTATCGCCAAATACGCGTGTATGTTGTCGAAACTGTAGTGAAAGAGGGCACAGCACCAGAGAGTGAAGAGGAGAGAGAGTTCTCCCACTTATCTTACACTTCTCTAGTTGCAGCACTGCTTTCAACGATTTTCTTTCCCCACAAGACGAACGACAAAACTCAACTCTTTAtctttctcttgttttttaCCCTCCTCATTTTTACCATTTGTAACTTTCCACTTCATTTCATTATtcataacatatatatatatatatattactctTAATATTCCCCCTCTAtatggggggaaaaaaagagccaACATAACCCCCCGTATGTGTTTCTGTCTTTCCTCAAGTCCCTCCCCACCCATATAAAAGTTCGCATACTAAACTGCCAAACACACTACAAAACGCCAACAAActgacatatatatacatgtatacatatatatacatctGTATACgcgtttgtttatttcattaCTGAAGACATGAAGGTACACTAACCACTCTATCATCCCTTTTAATTTCTCCTTTCACCTCCACTCTCTGACAGATACTACAAAACTTCGGcgtttttccctcctccttcccttcatcctacacgaaaacaaacacacaaacgcaaacCCGTTCTTCTCTTCGTACTCAGAAGCATCGTCAAAACTATTCTCTTCACACCATTCTCTTGAAGAAGGGTGGACCGTACCGCAAtgaatgaagaaacaaaatgggaaggggaaaaaaaaacacaaacaaacgattTTGGAGCCTCAGTTTCATTCCTAccataatgataataataataataataatcatcatcatcaccatcgaTGTTAAGATTATCTTCATTACTTACCTCCATCAACTCATTCCGCTTTTCGCCAGGACAAATCAaatcacgaaaaaaaaaaagaaggaaggaaggaatggAGTAACTGCAACAACCAAAGGAAAACCAAGGTAACGAGAAATAAATGCTGTCAACAACCCCTTAAACAAACTCTCTCTCTTACCTGCCTTTTCCACTTCAATCAACCAAccgcacacactcacaaacacaaacacaaatatgcgGACGCAAActcattattattcttcctcctcctatcattatcttAAAtgattcctttctttctctctttctctttccaacATTCACAAACCCCATTATAAAAATGGCACCGCCATTAAAATACcaccacacatacacacacacacacacacggatggaaagaagatgGGGAGCGATcgctcatatttttttttctttttgcgtttatttttactattaCTTTAGTTTTTGTTGTAGTTCCACCTCCATTTTGATTGTAAGGGTCACTCTTGCATGGAGATGTGACGCCTTATTCGCACGTCCatatccttttgtttttttgagtgTCCGCATTGCTGCAGTTGCAAATTCACTCTGCCTTGCATGAAGGCGAAGGACAGGTAAACAGGTAAAAGGAGGACAAAACGAAACCGtcaaagcagaagaaaaacaacaataaataacaataataataataataaaacaaaaacaaaggaaaaaaaggggggtgagaaataagaaagaaaaaaacatagtACTGTTCCTAACACAAACACGTTCGTCATTCGCAAAATCGTAACCGTAGAAATAAACCGTGCAAATGTTGATCACCGGGGGTGGCGATGGACACCTGAGTTATTTATTCGTTACCGTCATGATTTATgtgacttctttttttttttccccccgcctatttcttatttgttgCTTCACCTCTCACTTTGCCTCTTTTAtttcatctccttcttttgcttcgtcgtgttttcctcatttcatttccaaCAGCACCACCAACGTCCTGCacggtaacaacaacaacaataataataacaataatgaaaTGTCGCATGTACGGTGtaaaatatgaaaacaaCAGTAATGACAGCATTAATGATTGTGtgtctttcattttcacacacatatacgcgCATGCATACGGAAATCAATGTCGAGAGACACAAGCGAATTGAAATGaatggaggaaacaaaaggaaaaaaaaaacaaacaaaagatggcgatcaaaaagaaaaaagtgaacgAATGAATGAACGAACGAATCAATCAATCAAAGCTCCCCAAGGACGGTTTCATAAATTCTGCATGAAGCCAACATTGGAACAATCACTACCGATTTAtgtattatttatttctcttcaccctcctctcttcttccacCATGTAACATTTTGTTTAATCATTCATGCGCTTTTATCATGTGGACGAGGGATTATtaccccttttctttatttcacACACATCAatacacgcatatgtgtgcgtgtacgGAAAAGCATATaatgtatatttgtgttatATGCATGTGTGGTATTTACATATAAAACcaccacaaaacaaacacatgtTTACCATTAGAACTGTTCATTTAACCTTCTTACGCGTGTGTAACATCACGTTATGAAACTGAGAGCATTTAAGTGGTATtatatgtttcttttctttttttaaaaatacttgtctttcttcatgtttgtgtgtttgtcacgttttttttttttcctcctcctcctcctcctcttctttttctcctctcttctttcaaTATCTCCCTCCATACATATTTCCATCCAATCACCACCAACTCTTCctttcaaaaggaaaaaaaaaaacacaaatcacacatttcatcttccttccttccttccatccttccttccttccttctttttttttacttttctttcccattCCGCTATCTGTATATACatgaatacatacatataaataaatatatctaTCACTAATATTAGTAATGATTCTTAGaaattgtaataataataataataaagaattGTTTATTACTGACTTAaactcacttttcttttttattaatttttggtggtgtaaaacaacaacaacaacaatcaatcttcttctttgctaTTTGCTTCGTTTATTTCGCGGATGCCTCCCtttaatttttccttttttttccttttgaatcCTCTCGTTTGTTCTACTaccagtgtgtgtgtgtgtgtgtgtgtgtgcgtttgcATTGGTTTCTTGGTTTCGAGTTTccgacaacaaaaaaaaaaaggaaaaattaaaaaaaaacactaaaAATGATTTCCCTATTTTCAATCATTTAACCAAAAGTCACAACAGAATTGaccaaaaatcaaaaaaaaaaaaagaaagcagtggAGGAAAAATATACGACTGCATAATTTCATCATCCCAaacctcttcttctcttttctctttgtttttgttttttttttttgcttctactgAGTATCATAATTTGTTTCCGCTGTCACAATACTGAAGcaataacacaaaaaaaaaaaagaagagagaagagggagggggaaaaaaatggaagaaaaatagtaaCACACCTTGTTTTAATGGGAAGAACCCCCTCatctcccttatttttttcctttacgaAAAAATTGAACTGAACTTTGAGCTAAACGGTCATGGGCGACATCTAGTATTCAaactttatttttactttttcgctttagtttctttttttaaaaaaaaaattgtgtgtatgtgtgttctcatttatttattttaggGATTTTGCCgttcctttttcttatttactcTGTATAGATGGATGTGTATGCGAACCGgcatttctcttctcttctcttcttcctccccctttattcaatttctttctttctttctttctctctctaaTTTTATTACTTTTCCCATCTTTCTTTGTCATATCGACCGTCTAGCTATTTTCACCATTTGAAGTagttagtattattattattatttttatattcttATTatccttattattattattaccacaGTAACAAcctggtaaaaaaaaaaaaaagactcatCTTCCGCTGCCTTACTTCGCTGTCGTTCCCTGCcgttgtaattttttttttttcacctcccttctttccctctcttctcGTGTTTGAAGaacagaaagggaaaagggggatgggggagaaaaacaaaaaaaaaacgtcagaGCGGTTGCTTTGAACTTGACACCTATATCAATTAGACTACTGTTgcataataataaatgaatacatatatgtatatatatattcatttacgtaacaaaaaaaaaagtcaacaaacaaaaaaattacaaaatttatttatttttgttttttttctcttcccttcctccctcccttccttccgttTACTcgtccccccctttttttttgtctttttgtttttggtgttgttgtttctcttttctatacctttcccctctttcctctacaatttgtttgtttcacaCACTTACCTTCTCCCATCTCACCCGCAAACTAAATTTCCTTTTATAACTCACTCCATTCATTAGGAATTAATACCTCCAACTTCgcaacttctttttcttcacaacaacaaacaaagaacggaagcaaaataatatataaaaatatatatatatatatatataaagaggaAATTATTACCCCCTCCCCATTTCATTAGTTAATTCACACCCgcatttcctttctccttaactctcctcctccttctccttatattactttttttttctgttgttgtatcCCCCGCCCCCTTCCCAGTTTTAATCTGTAggaaaaattttttaaaaaaaacatataaacaaacactaGCAACTGAAACTCGCATACTACATATCATATAACAAACAAgcggggaagagggaaattGGGGAGTGAGAAGTAAGTGAGGAAtaagtgaacaaaaaaacttttaaaaaaaggaaaaggaaaaggaaacaaaaaagaaacaaaaaaaaagatatgaataaggggggaaaaaacccACTATCAAACGCACAATGTGAATAGAAAACCATACACGACTTGTGTCTTAATCTCATTTtatcctcctttcctttccttttccttttccttttccttctctatcttcacacatacatacaaaaacaaacaaacaaacaaacaaacaaacaaacaaacacacgccaATTTCCTTTattcacttttcttcctcctttccatttcgtacgtgcacataaataaatatacatgcgcataaatataaataaatgcatATCCCACACCTCAttgctctcttttctttttcgttctttctctttctcttttcctttttctcttttctcttttcctcttcctttttctttatttctctccttaTTTCTATCTATCTTTTTACTCCACACTCTGCAGAGTCGCGTCCATTTGAGAGGCGAATAGCGTGCGAAAGacacagaaacaacaaaatcaacagcaacaacaaataataataataatagcaataacaataacaataacaacaataatagtaataataataatagcgaaaaaaaaaattaaaggaaaaaagaaaaagaaaagaagagaaacaagaaaagctTCCGCCTGCGGACATACAGTAAGCAAgtaagcgaaaaaaaaaaacaaaagaagtataaaaggaaagaaaagaaaaagggaggaactCATAGGTGAAGGAAGGTATGACAGGCGCATTCTTACACGAAATCCCACtaggagagaagaaaaaggaagggaataaCAAAATGATGAGGGGAAATGAACCTGAAGCACTACACGACTGGACACACCAGCACATGTGtataaaacaaagaaaaaaaaccaaaaaaaaaatggcaaaagaaaataggaaGCAAGACGGCAGTGGTGGCTGAAACGcgaaagaagaacaaaattGAGGGGAgtggaaggagagaaacactaaacaataacaacaacaaaaaaaaaaaaagcgagtaGCTGAGGAAATGTGGTGAGGTGTGTGAACagacacaaaataaaaaagaaaaaaatgggtgTTAAATAAagacagaaagaaagaaaaaaaaagaaaaaaaaacaggcgGAGGAAACTTAATGCAAGATCAAATTTATTACTCTTGcccctttttttcatattagtgacacacacacacacacacacacacacacagaacatttcctcctcagccatctaaaggaaaaacaaacaaacaaacaaacacagatCGCGTCCATCACCCCATTCAGGTCCTTCAACACCTCCCCAACACTGTATGAATTGAGTAACGCGTACGAAAACGCAAGAAAAATggggcaaaaaacaaagagaacaactggaaggaagggaggacacacacattaaaaaaaaaaaacggaaagatgatgatgaaccaccgaagaaaaaaaaagaaaagaaattccGCGTTGAATCACCACAACGGCACGGACCGTGTTCGTAGGCTGTCGTCCCACAACAAAGACAATCCGTCGGGCTGCTGTTGCAACTGTAACTGCGACTGtgattgttgttgctgagtCGGCAATGTAGTGGCCTTCGGCTCTAACAAACTGTGGAGTCCCCATACCGGGTCACTGAACATGACCGTCTCATCGGCCTTCTCAGTTAAATGTGTAACTGAGGTGCGTCTTGTGAGGTCCACTGGGACACGTGTACTTCCCACCAAAAGCGATTTGGCGACCGCTCCGCCAACTCCACCGGTGTTGTTGGAAGCAGTGATGGGAGTATTAGTGCTGCCGTTTGCACTCGTCACCGTCGATGTTGCGGTGGCAGCTCCAAAACCCAGTACAGGTGCCAGAAGGGCATTATTCGTGGCCATATTTTGAAGCGGTGAAGGAATGGTAACGGCGGATGTTGTACCGTGCTCAAATGTGCACTCATTGCTCATGCACCCCACAGATGAACGGAAGAACATGCACTCTACACGGCCGCGTTTGGCGTTACTGAGGAGCTTGTCCCACTTGCTGCTTGTGGTGGTGTGACTCTTAAGGTAATAATGCATCATCGACCAAAATACGGCCGGCTCACCCACAAAATACAGAAGGCCACCCGCACGAAGCTGTTCATTTCCCTCCAGCTCTTGTAACTGCGCCTTAACTTCATTAGCTGATAGCAACCGTGGAATAGGGATGGGGGccaaaggagggggaagctCAACTGCACACCGTGTGCATCCCTCAGCAAAGTTGTATTGCTTTATCTCGAAGTTGCCTTCCAATGCTTCTTTAAGTATGGCGCAACGCTCCTTCTGGACTCGTTGTTGATGAAAGCCAATATACGAAGGGTTGGTAGAGGCCTCATCAACAGATGGGCGTTCCACCTCGTGCGAGAAACGACATGATGTACCCCAAGTGCACCGCCCACGGGCGAAGTGCCGACATACGCGCTGGCTCTTCGGTGCTGCGGGGGTAACACCGGTGCGCAAACTCTCCGTGATGACCTGTGTCATGTTAATGGGCAATAACTACAAGTGGGATACGAGCagagctttttttttttgtgaactATGGAACAAGTGCTGAAcggtaaaagaaagagaaagagagagagagagagcgagtacaaaagaaggaacgtTGACCATGTGTATAGCAGCGGGGTAATACCAAGAGAGCAAATTAGGTACACCAGTCGCGATGCCGCAAAAGCGTTCATGAAAAGCAGTGAAAACTTCCATCTCAACACCGCTCCCCGGTATAATTAACATGACGTAACAACGTGAAGTAAAAGATAACACATCCCCGCCCAACAAGAGGCTATCGTTTCCTCGTTTAACAAATACATGTTGAGCTGCTCGACTGTCAATCCATCCAcgtctcaaaaaaaaaaaaagaagttagaTATTCCAGGATACAAGACACAAAATAAAGGCACCCCTGTTACACTTCTTTTAAAATAGAAATTAACCTGAACCCGCATATCCCATCGCATCCTTAAGcacttttacttcttttcttccaaaaATGCCGGTTACATCTTAAATCATCAGTTGCGGTGACTGGTAATAAATCCAACCCTTCGGTGAGCACACCGCAAACGGAAACCCATTCATACATCCACACGCATCATCGGCATTACTCGCATACTTTGCTTGTGACTCTCTTATCTTCTTAGTCAAGATATCGCCACCACACATGCCATTATGTATGCAAATGGGGAGCAAGATAGAAACATATTGGGCGATACAAACAATGGATACCTAACACTAGCATCATAAAAAGAAGTgcgaagaaataaaagtaagaagaaggaagggaatgcaAGCAAGTGCTCTTTTGGCAGTGTGGCTGAAACGCTGGAAGGGGCGGCAATGCTCACACCTTGCAAtcattgttatcattattcttaactttttttttgtctgccTGACGCTTCGGAAAGGCAGTTACCGAAGGGAAATTGCGAATATGCGGCCCGACAAAAGTGATGGGACCCCCTTCCTTCATCTAGTGGAGTCAGCAATATACCTTTACCCGGCTCTTACCTGAAATGCTtgcattattttccctttccgtCTTCTTCACACCTAAGTGGCTTTTCGTTCTTCTTATTCCTTCTTACTTGGAATACCAATGCAAAAATAATCACCCCTCTCTTCTTTATCAAAgctaaaaagaagaaaaaaaagagccatTCAACCCCCTCACTCcgaaatattttcttcataaccgtttccttttgttaACTGTTCCAGTCTCAAGCTCATACGAAATTCCACAGGACAGATCATGAGGACCGcgacaaaacaacaagtgaTAAGTACCACAAAACGCATTACATTCCCACAcaatatttcccccctcccttcatACCACTCTCACGCAAAGTATAACAAATATCCATttgtcccctcccctccccccgccATAACATTCGTTAGGAGTCTCGACATGAGAATGGAGGTCGCCATAATACCAATGTTTGGCACCGCCGATGAGCACTACCAATGTGTAATGTGCTATAATAATATGGGCGGTAATGTCAtcactgttgttgctgttgccacGAGCGGGCATTAGCGATATCTTTTCTTACAATGATGGTTGCCCCTTTGCTTGCGGTAGGTTTCTCCTCGGGTTGGCTGAGGCGAGTCAACTTCTCCTTCCGGTTAAGGTTGCTGAAAAAATGATTGAGCTTGCGTTCCAATGCCTCGTTCACAAGCATCGGCTTCGGGGCggatgtttgttgttgttgatgttgttgctgctggcgTTCCTTCCGTTGGTTGACAACAGGCTGGAAACCGGATTCCTTGTCGATTTTGGCCTGTTTTTCAACAGCGGCGGTGCTTAGCGAAGTCGGAGTCTTAGGCCGCCGGGAGGTGTCTTTTTGCACCTCTTCCAGTAGTTTTGGTTGTGGCTTGTGGGTGTCGCTGCGCATGGAAACGTTTTCACGTGCAACTTCACGTGCGATGAGGGCATCCATCTCACGCTGATACCTCTCATCTTCTCTcctgtcttttctttcctttggctttttggttttgctcGGACGAGAGACCAACTTACTCTGCTTCATATGCGAGATGGTGGTGACATCAGTTCTGGCAATGCTGCGGaatacaaaataaaccaGCG
Encoded proteins:
- a CDS encoding zinc finger protein, predicted — its product is MYSSEKEKEAPETLTSLPANAEEQQRERDDNHSASAQGEEDKNQDNTPVALLHLRQNFGVLTRVLEREVFRRGLINSTVEDMYSAFSGASVVLVDILRSEVEPRLLRSQLGDMLYSNLELSYGAEHARMLATVIGSSLDDVYLFHAICSPSALEALVHQAQELINPPSNRTGGSNTYSDGARGTVQSQSYGNAVGLARPSFTEFGKERRGEVQPTVEAKLPRVSNTYADGAAPAGMNQPEEEVIPSVTTGGWSNAQRKHVEAEREVLPHHAHHHQLRARLPVNQFTAPQRPQVPSVPHHHHHHHHHHHVVVGTGPVGLQQQDRHHQQLENPQNDAFPRIPVATGLPKRPVDRVLHQQSLQGHDEASHQRGAWRGMGPSPTPQQGAAGVSQPNYNVRNNSPPVPSHVNHNQHPHHIGPTGSPTSARVIAPQRHNANQYIQHPTMTKQPIPQPTPSMASQQPSPQISAMNTTAPATSAVGAVSPPPPSAQRPLPHHHHHLHLIQHHQQSQQNQQQPQQPHHHHHHHHHIHHHHHDVMQQQPIVPPSPPPPQPSYNVKQEHTAAPETKPMAHNAEAAPAQIKPLHHHNVSFHPTKVPQQPPPQPSAPSSVGGETTHQVPIVPAHHHSIFHAQHVAPVHHHHHHHHHHHHHHHHLQQPPHRYTSSPASAPMSVDMMNDEMTWALSSANLSPPPASELRRLLRERSVPESIVNSVLEAGIKKEELLTMSREMYDERLRTYLGSQQSQTLWAALHSNEKSQHDRDGHEMNDLRSFINNNSIQNNIAQEAEDENGSSKRGRAAKPALQVPQPRTTQSRQQQQQQQQQQQSNKSVEHRMILWLSGVSSSEVNQVLKEVGKYGKVVKHGVSQDKSDMMYFKLKDCKGDLSGMQKIGNYIVEECHRVPPGEAGDGTPPARGPRPEEAEEDGTNKLRAKPNEAASPYPQQQTRPTSARQQGPAGSQVDEHEEDGDLEDSRTHRKGMRNIRGRGRGANHGYHTHRHSEGTGQVMCRFFNKGGCKYGEQCPFQHPSKHPGRS
- a CDS encoding zinc finger protein, predicted, which gives rise to MTQVITESLRTGVTPAAPKSQRVCRHFARGRCTWGTSCRFSHEVERPSVDEASTNPSYIGFHQQRVQKERCAILKEALEGNFEIKQYNFAEGCTRCAVELPPPLAPIPIPRLLSANEVKAQLQELEGNEQLRAGGLLYFVGEPAVFWSMMHYYLKSHTTTSSKWDKLLSNAKRGRVECMFFRSSVGCMSNECTFEHGTTSAVTIPSPLQNMATNNALLAPVLGFGAATATSTVTSANGSTNTPITASNNTGGVGGAVAKSLLVGSTRVPVDLTRRTSVTHLTEKADETVMFSDPVWGLHSLLEPKATTLPTQQQQSQSQLQLQQQPDGLSLLWDDSLRTRSVPLW